The genomic window ATCCATAAACCTCAGATTAAGAACCTGTTTTAAACCCTGAGATTCAATGGAATATTTCATATCTCCATTCTCATTGTCACTaaacacatatccatatatagtTTATGTGATGTATATGgtctgtgtgcatatgtatgtatgtatatatatatgtgtgtgtgtatgcatgtatatttcaGAATCCACTCTGACTGCTGAGCTCCAAGCATCATAACTACATACTCGTGACACACGAGTATCATAGGACTGCCTACTCCTTACCTCATCTGTCCTCTTACATATGAGTCTAATTAAACAACTCCCCACTAAAGTTCTCCTCTGATGCATCACCCTGGGGCAGGGTGTCCCTAGGTTCTCAAAGATTATGCCAGGGACCTGTGTGATTTGGCAAGTTCTATCAAAACCAAAAAGCTTTGAAGAACCATTCAACGTTAACCATGGGTCCAACAAGCTAAGTCTGAAGTCTCACCAGAAGGTTAGCTGCTCCATGACGACAAGGTCCCATGGCCACCAAAATTTTTACCGCAGCACTGTTTGTGGTTACAGAAAACTAGAAGCAAAGTAAATGCTCAACAGCTGGGGtacagctaaacaaattatggtacacaAGTGCATACAATAGTACTACATTGCAAGGCATaaggaatataataaatataaaagttaCCAAACAAGTtcattatatgaactgatggaaagtcaaatacaaagaatcaagaaaacaatacacacaatgacttaaaacaatgcaaatggaaagaattacCACGAGACAATCAACACAGAATGCTGATAAATGATAAAGACAAGCTTGAACAAGAGAAATAACCATGAATCTACCTCCTTTCTTTGTGGAAGTAGTGGTCCTAGCTAGAGGGGTGGAAATAATATTGGATTCAGGTGATATTCTGGATGGCTTGCAGaacttttctttctgttatttACTGTTCTAAGAGATGACtctaggaaagggagaagggggtgggATACATGGGGAAATGtaggggatataaaaacaaaagacagcaatAAGGATGGGGGAGGAAGATTAAGTCACTAGGTGACGATCATTATTTTGGTCACAGAAACTCATAAAAACCACCTACTAGGGTGTGGGGAAAATGGGTTTTGTTTCAGTGGACACAACAATGAAATCAAGGTCCCTTTAAGTATCAGTAAAAAGGGAGTGAGTGAAAGCTATTACAGCAAGAGGAAAAACACCATGCCAGCCTAAGAACTGATCATTTAAGTTTGGGAAAAGACAGAGCCATTGTATTTCCTTTAGTTCTGTGTCACTAAAGCCTGTAAGATCATCTGGCAATACTCTTGCAACCCTGGTTCTAAATGACTCTGATGGCGAGTCTTCTACCACTGACTGGAAAGTTTCATCACTTCTCTCGAGGGCATCACTATCTTGTACCAGCGGCCTATTTGCAAGCTGTGCAACATCCTTGTGAGTTATTTTACCAACTTCAACCCTATACACAATCTGCAGAAACCTATCAGCAGTAAGCAAAGAGGCTTAACAGGACACCAAATCCTCCAAAAAGCAATGCCTTGGGTCAAGTATTTCCTGCCATTGTAGCTGAAAAGTAGGGTACATTCCCTGAAGCCAGTTTAAAAAAGCAAGCTTTTGTTGATCAGAAAAAGATCTCttcaaaatgaatgggaaaataacacccccacccccaaatccacTAAGTTCCTTGGGATGGTACGATGTATTAGGGAGTCACTGAGCCCAGAGATGAGATACCTCCTGGCCTCACAGAGTTTATAAGCCAGGAAGAGAATGAATAGATTGTTCTTTCCTGGACAGAGGCAGGAAATCTCGTTGCTGTTTCTTCTACTCCAGACTCTTCTTGtggtccaaaacagaactcaggaACCCACCTTGTGAGCAGGACCTACAAAATGGAGGGTCTAACTTTTTCCACCCCGTATACAGTCCCAAGTACAGGGTTCTGAATTAGGAACTGAGAAGCAGAAGTCAGTAGTAAAAAGAGGAAGCTTCTTTAAAAAGACTCTTACCAAAGAGTTCAATGTAGACCTCTTGGAGGGTATGTACACTGCAGAACTGGTTCAGCTCATGGTGGATCTTGTTGAAGATGAGGGCTTTGTCATAGTCAGCCGTGTAGTTCTTCACTATGTCATATactgaagaagggaaggaaagacgTTGGAGTTGGAAAGGGCAGAGTCACAGGAGACAGCCTTCCACAGAGACCAGGAGTGGTCCTGGCATGGGAGGGCCATGACAGTCAGAAGAATCCCACACTCAGGAGAACCAGCTAGGTTTTCTGGAGAGCATGAATAGAGGGAGAACTCACCAGCATTTGGTATCAGGAAGTTTACCACCTCAATTCTGTCGAAGTAAATCATCACACCACCACTGTTGGAAGGACAAAGTACACAGGTGTCACAGAGAGACTCGAGGATCTAGGAAAACTTCCTGAGATATGgcataagttaagtgacttggcagtggaggagtaggaaaaaaaatccaaacaaagaCATCAGAGGAAACAAGGTAGAAGTCATTTCTGAACTGCATGTACCCAAATGGCTTATCATCTCTGGGCTCCCAAATAAAGCGTTCCTCCAAGCTTATGATATAAGAAACACCTTAACCCTGAAAAAGTGTTAGTTGACAGTGCCTAATAACAGCTACCACAACTAGTGTTCATATCTGCAGGTACTTTAAAATCTGTGAAGCATTTTCTCTTCCACCTTCCCATGAAGCAGATAGTGCTTTAACAACTGTTTTGCAGATCGGGAAAATGAAGTTCATGAGAAATGAATTGATATACTTGAGATAACAGAGCTATATGGGTTGGAAACAGGATTTAAGCCTCATTTGATTGACTCTAAGTCTACTGCCTGTCACCCCACACAATGCTGTCTCAACTTGACCAAGAAACCCTAGGGCAGTGGGAAAAAGGTGGTCTGATGGCAAGAGAGAGAACTGGAGGGGATCTGTTCCTGGGTGAGCAGCACTTTTTTTGCTAACATGAGTAGCATCGAACTCTttccagaaaaaaagggaagagagcccCAGAGGCCAAAATGCTCCCTGGAAGTGACAATCACAGTAGCAACTTAGACATAGATCCCAGGGCTGTGGCATGCCgggcattttttaaaacattcagcACAAGGTTTGTCACTGAATACACTGGAAGAAGGCATGAATGAGGTGGAGGGTAAGAAGGAAGCTGTATCATTCTAAAAACTTGAGCAGAGACAGAGGATGAGTTTGTGGAGTTAACTAAGTATGAATAGCTATTTGTCCTTTGTGCTTCAGATGTCCTGCAGGCACCTCACACTCAACATATCTAGATTACCTTTCTCTCCAAATTCACCTCCTTTCCCCCCCAAATTCCCTATTTTTGTCAAGAGCACCTTCCACATACCCAAGTTTGGGACCTCTACTCCTCACTCTCCGTTATTCTATCTAATATATCATATCCAACCAGTAGAAAATCTTATTTCCATCTCTCCCATGTCACTACACTATCTCAGCTAGACTACTGATCAGGCCCCCCTCACTGGTCTCCTATCTTTCCTCGCTCCTCCACAGGGTTGCTAAAGTAATACTCTTCAGGCACTGATCTGAACATGTCATTcttttactcaataaattccaatgactcCTCATTACCTCTAAGGTAAAATATAAACCCTTGTTGgatatttatagccctttgtaaGCTGGCCCCAAGCTACCTTTCTAACCTTGCTATACCAAACTCTGAGGTCTGACCAGACTGGCCTTCCAGCTGTTTCTCCCATATGATACTCTGTATAtctttgcttcttagaatcctctatttccttcaaaactcagatcAAATGGCACCCTCTACGTAAAGCATTTCCTGATGTCCCCCAGCCACCAGTGCCTTTCCCTCAATTggttatctattttgtatatatctatatacatttcTCCCCCATAAAAAATTAAGTTCCTTGATAGCTAGgattatttgatttctttctttgtacacCTGGTGTCTAggacagagcctggcacatagtataggcttatttaataaatgatttttaatttacTGATGTGTAATTTCAAGGCTCATCAAAACAGTTTTTTCACAATGTGTTTGGGAGCTAGGCTGTACAACtgtaattttctctattttccagatgaggaaactgaggctcagagagtggGGAGCAAGATTACAAAGACTAATAAAATGCTGAGCAAGGATTCAAGGAAATGATTTTCAGATTTCATTTATGTGTACTTTGTCTCCATAATTAGATTATGGGCAACTTGAGAGCAGGAACCACAACACTAGGCACCATAGCATAATAGATATAGCAACTctaaatggagtcagaaagacttgagattGAGTCCCACTTTGGAcctactagcttgtgtgaccttgggccagtccctTGCCCTCTCTGAGTCTTGgcttcctcaaatgtaaaatgagtttTACCACATCACTTACCTAAGATggtcactgtgaggatcaaatgtgatcacGCACGTAAAAGGGCATTAAAACATAAAAGAGCTGTGTAACTGCAAGCTATTATCATAATGTTTCTGTAGTCCTGCACACACAGGGGTGGGACACACAACCAGCATTTTGAAAAGGATTTATTGACTTATCCATTGTTTATTGCATTGAGGAAACCAGGTAAGGTAAGCAAGGTAAGCAAGCAGGGCAAAGTGCAGGAAgataagaggaggaaaagaatcatgtaggcattaaaaaaaaagacaaaccactGCCACTAGAAACCTGTTTTTTTACTTCTTGAGGCCCAAGGGTTTCACTCTTGGCTTCTCACCTTGTTCCACAAGGCACATTCTTCACTTCATCTGTCTGGAGTGTGGTCTGCAGAGAGGAAACAAAAGGTTTTAAAGGGGGGAAGCCAAGAGCACTGTCTTCTTTCTTGTCATCTCCAATGTCTCATCCTGGGACAATTTTCTGTATCCGCAAATCAGCAGCGAGACTGGTAGACCCTCCCCTACATGACAGGGCATATTCTGGGTCAGTGACCTTACAGGAAGAAAGGCACCCTATGAATGAGCTGTTAGAACCCTATTGGCTGTGGCCATGGATACTCCTTGGGGAAACCCTGAGAAAGCTGTTCAGGACATCTCCCCCACCTCGGTAGTACTGGTAGTAAGGAAGGTGCTAGGAACTCACCATTCTCTTACCATTTTCATTCTCCTTACCTGAAGAACATTATGCGGGGAGTCAAGAGACCTAGGTCGGAGTCCCAGCTCTGCTGCTAATTCAGTGTGACCTGGGCAAGATGCTTCCTccctctaggtctcagttcccCAGTtcccccttctgtaaaatgaggaggttggactaattTTGAAGGTCTTTTGTAGCTCAAACATTCTGTGACTCTGGGATACACCCAGGGAATGGGGAGTGTCCCTTCAAGCAAAGGCCATTTTGATTTAACTCAGCCTCAACATATCATAGTGATCAAGTGAGTTCTACTTTAGGATATGCTTCCTGAGCTCCCTGATTCCACCCCGCCCCCAACCCCCATCTAATCTTATCTCTGACTCAATTCTGTGTCACATCTACTGTACTATTCTAAGAGAAAACACATACAGGGTTGCCTGAGATAGCTAATCTAGTTAGAACCTCCAGCACCTTGTGAGTACAAGAGCACTTCTCTGAGACTGAATCCTAATTAAGCCAAACCTATCTCAGACTTCCCTCCTCCAAGGTTTCCTTGGAAGTAAAGGGCAAGTCTCCTTTTCACTTtcacttcagattttttttgtgtggGTTTACCTTgctgtaaaataagaattttcAGCTTGGGATATGCCAGAAGATGGCAGCCGTGGAGATGTCCCTAAGCTGATAAGACAAGAACAACAGGTGGGCCAGGGCAAGTAGTCCCAAGTAGCAATTACTAGCACCAGAGAAGACTCTGGGTGAATGTCTACAAGATTGTTGTATTTCTTGGATATCAAAGTCCTATGACTTAGTTTCCAAAGAGGTATTTTTTTCCACCTAATGTCAAGAAAAAAGTTCCCCAAAGTAGTCACTAAAGTAAGCATCACAACACAAAAGCCAAAGTACCTGCACAGACTTATACGACGTGATGAAAGGAAGCATGAGATGGAAACCAGGGCCACTGGTGGAGGTCAACAGAGCACCACCTCtgcaggaaaggaagagaaaggcagGCTGAGTTAAAGCCAAAGGCTCCTAAAAGGGGCCTGAGAACTCGGAAAAACCATAGACACTGCACGTACAAATGTTCTACGGAGTGCCATAAGCCTTCTTCTTGGCAACTCTGCTTCCTCTGGTGTCTttctcttccccaacccctccttCAACTCAATCCTTTTGTATTAGGCAGCATTGACACTCAAATTGATTTGTCTCAAAATGACCAGGGAGCCATGCCTTTGTTAGGAATGAAGTGTACACACATGCTATCTGGAATGAGGCAAAAAGTCTCCATTTGGAGTTGAGCTAAGAGTAGAAGCTGGTTTTGCTCTGCCACAAGTGGTACTTAGTGACTAGCTAGGAGGTGGCAATCCATTATGGAAGCTGAAAGCAGGAATTCAGGTCAACACTTAATGATGCTGGGGAGGAGGGATGTGGCCAATCAAAAAAACCCATTTTCTATGTGGTTTGTAATATAGTCGGGCTATTTCTTGGGTAATAGATTTACTCTCCCCATtttgtggtatataaatggaTATCAGAATTAGTTTCTTTCCCTTAATTTGATGGTGAAGGGAAGTGGGACAAGAGTatgtcggggggggggggggggggggggggggggggggggaagggaagtcaATCTAACACTAAAAATCAGGTGTGGACTGTTGACAAAGATGTTGCTAAGCACTGCTCAATAAGTTCTCACTCACTGACTGATGGCCCCTACAGCTCAGTTCACAAAAGGAAGGCCACAGGGCTCAGTAACATGGCCACATTTTAACTCTAAAATCAAAGATTTACTCCAAGGATATGTGATTTTGTTGGTGCAAAAACTCTCTCCTTTGACCAAGGCTGCACTCCCTCCATTCCATAGTGTAGGGGTTCTTTACTTGAgatttgtgaactttaaaaaaatctgtttcttgctaactgtatttcaatataattggtttccgtGTATTTTAtgttgtgtatttaaaaacatgattctgagaagggtttgTAGGCTTCACCAAAAAGGGGACCATGTCACAAAAAATGTCACTTGGCAACAaaccttctggtgatgagcctctggGCAAATAGTGAGGCTGGTTCACAAATCCCCAGATCATACCCAAAGCCCCTTCAGCTTGGCCGGACCTTCCAGAGTATAGTCAGTAGATATTTTCTGAGAATCCAGAGTCATCTCCCCACCATGATGAGGTAGACTCAAAGATTAAATCTTTTGGATAACAGTGCTAAAAGTGAAGATAATTGGGTGGCTTATTTATTCCAACAGAAATCTCTCagaaacctccttctcctccactgggtacaatttttaagaaggGCCCCAAAGTCATTGGTGTTTTAATTAGACAAGGAGGTAACACTGCCCTTTCCTGTTGTCATCAAGGGCAGGTATCTAAGTTGACTTCTTTAGGAGCAAGCAAGAAGCCTTTTAAGCCAAATGAACAGAAAACTGACTTCCAGAACCATTctcaaaccttttcattttgcctCTGAACCAGCATAGATTGAGAGAAAAGGTCTGGGTTCCAATTACAGCCATGTGACGCTGGGCAAATTCTCTGATCCTTAGctacttcatctgcaaaatgggaatgctATTCCCTCGAGCTACCCACTCCACAAGGTATATATCGTAAGGAAATTCCTTTGTTTGGCAGTGAGCTGTTACTATGACTAATATTGTCACCTGCCATCAGTAGTGTCACCTGAATGTGGCTAGACAGAGTATCCCAGTTTTAgcacagttttaagctattaaagctccAAACTGCATTGAGATTTCTGGGACACCCTGCACATATAAACAGATCTATCAGTAGTTGTTACTATACAGCAGCAGTGTAATAGAATGCTCCTGTCCCCCAGGCAAACGAAACCAACAAAACCAGAACTGAGCACTGGCTGCAGGAAAGCAAAGAACCATCCTGAATCTCAGAGAGCTGGAAGTCTCTGCAGCCCTGCCCCTTCCTCTTACCTGTAGTACACCCCAATGTGCCCTTCTTCAATCTTGTGCACAGCGGAGAAGAGGGCTGCACAGAAGAAACTAGTCGCCACAGCCACCACTGCCCCTACTTGCGCCATTGGGAAGCTTTTACTCTAGAGAAAAGGGTACAGGGAAACACGTGATGGTTAGGACTCAGGAGAAAAGCTACAACACTATTTCACCAACATGCATACCTTGCATCATGCATAGCTGACTCCTCAGATTTGTTCCTGTCCTAATGCCAGTGGAACATAAAACTATATTTGCAACTACTTTCAcctgatttttttgggggggacagCACAGCAAATTCTAATAGAAAAAATCAAGGAAGTACATGTCATCAAAAATAAGGAGAAACATCATATATTAGAATTTGTTAAATGCAAGGTACCCTAGGGAGGATCTCTGAGCAAATTCAAGAAGGCAAAGATACCTCTTTGCAAGGGCTTGttctcttctctatatattttgcatCTGAATTTGTCTTTTGGAGTCATCAGTGCAAATGCAGATTCTCTGAGCATGAGAAATCACATGATCCCAGGACTGAGGCTTTTATTCTTGCCAGAATAGCCAGACCCCTGAATTGCTCGACTTGAGTCTTCAGCCTCACTGACTGGATCTCGTGGGATCCAAACTGTCATTTCATCTATAGTATAACATCctcactctctgaagcagagtttgaatgcctgacaagcattcaaactctgcttcagagtacaactctgatgggctggccatgttgctcaaatgcaaaatgtatgcttgccaaaaagactattttatggagaacttgcatggggtaggtgatcacatggtgttcagaagaaacaatacaaggacactctcaagaactctggatttgattgtgcgacataagagacactggcacaggaccattccacatagcatgcccacatcagaaaaggtgctacgctctctgagcaaagcagaactgaaatggcacaaaggaaacgcaggatgtgcaaatttggagcaACCACcgcaaatgttcatgtggactatctgtgctcaatctgtggtagGGCACTCTGAGCTCATATCGGTGTGATCAGCCAGTTGTACAcgttgaaacttcactttatcatggtgatgtcattttggtcctcttcaagaacgaaggataACAACTAACCATCTTACTACAAAACCTCTCCAGAGTCTTTATGGGTATTAGACTGCCTCTAATTCTGTTGCTCTTTACCCAGGATCTTGTCTTACGTGGCCCCAAAGATTGTCCCTTAAGGATCAGTAGAAGGAAAACTCTTGAACAACATTTCTATCTCCTAAAAAGTCCTATAATCCAAGGGAGAGCATAGGATAGAATTCAgattcatctttctcttcttgaGAGCCCTGGAGACACTAAACAACCTAGGATCTCATGAGTTAGAGAGGATTTTTAGAGGCATCACTTCTCCTACCACAATAACAAGTCATCATTCAGGCTCCATTTGAAGGCTTGTAGTGATTGAGAAGGCTCTCCTTCCCAAAGTAGCCCATCCCACTTTTGGCATAGTTATAATTGTCAGAAAGCTGTTTCTTGTATTGAGCTGAAACTTGCTGTCCCGCAGCTTCTGCCCAAGGTATCCAGTTGTGCTTTCTGGGACCAAGCAAAATAAGTATAATCCCAATTCCTATTGACAGTccttgaaaaactggaaaactgtGATCCTGTCCTTCCTACATTTCTCCTTTGGCTAAACACCCTCAGGCTCTCAACTAACTGATCTTCCAATGGCACAGTCTGAAGGGACATATATTTGTCAAGGGGGAACAGGCCAGCTGCAAGTGCTGACTGACCAAATTATACAGGATGTCAAACGAACAGGAGACTATGGCTATGTAATTCCAGCCAGAGCCACCCAATGCTAACTGCAGGGTATTTCAAAGGAAACTGTTATTTACTCTTTTCACATGCTAGGGTGATAGACAGTATACGCACAGCAGGGTTCCAGGGCAGGATTTTCTAGAgtgcctcctcctctctcctttcccccattatTCATTTGGCCCTTAGTAGGGTAGGGACTTGTCACTTGGGAAAACGACTGAACACACAGCACTGCCTTATACACGGTACTTGAATAACACTTTATAGCTGATTATTCCCCAAGGATATCTGTTGAGACAAGCAAAAAGGGCTCAGAAGTCTAGAGTCTGGCCATGAATATCCAGCTGAGCTTAGACATCAGAAAGCTTTAGAGAAGTTATTACtgcatttatttttttggcaATGACCTTTGAATAATAAGGGTCAACTTTTAACTCTTATGGGCCCTTAGCACCCAAGATTTACTGCCAAGACCATTTTTCATGTCATGGGACTGTTGGAACAAAATAAGTTCTTTTTGAGAGGGTGCACATACTACTGCTGTGGCAGCCACTTCTTAGATTTTCCACTTCTGTTCAGTTTTCCAATCAGGAAAGAggccttgaagaaaaaaataccttttgtcCAACCATGTGTAATGATTTTTCATTTGGTAAACAAAGTCGCTGTAACTATACTGGTAAGGGCTGAAGGAATACAGTTTGGAAATATTAGTCAGTAGCTGGTTAGTTGAATCCCTATCAGCGAATTTTACCTTCTTCTCCTTCAACAGAAGGTGGGCaggagaatgggaaaagaaatagataGCAGGTATCCTCAAAGCATTAGCTTACACTTGCAAAAAAGCCAAGATTGAGGTCTCTGGATTCAACAGTCCCTATATGCCACCAGACTGGATCAAAAGCTGGTGCAACAGAGAGGTCAAAGAGTGCTATGGATAAGGTGGGGCTTGATCAAGTCCCACTTTGGGGTCCAGGAGGCATGTGGTTGAGGTGTAAAGTattctggatttggagccagcAGATGCAGGTTTGAACGTTGGCTCTTCAGTTTAACATTAGGTAGCATTTAAATGGTGCTTTGATGTGGTGAAGAACTTTgcactagctagcatttatttatacaGCGCTCTAAGACTTGCAGTGCACTCCTCCTTCCCTAGCACTAACACAGCGCTTTAAAGCT from Notamacropus eugenii isolate mMacEug1 chromosome 1, mMacEug1.pri_v2, whole genome shotgun sequence includes these protein-coding regions:
- the ERLIN2 gene encoding erlin-2 isoform X3, with the protein product MAQVGAVVAVATSFFCAALFSAVHKIEEGHIGVYYRGGALLTSTSGPGFHLMLPFITSYKSVQTTLQTDEVKNVPCGTSGGVMIYFDRIEVVNFLIPNAVYDIVKNYTADYDKALIFNKIHHELNQFCSVHTLQEVYIELFGPAHKVGS
- the ERLIN2 gene encoding erlin-2 isoform X2; its protein translation is MAQVGAVVAVATSFFCAALFSAVHKIEEGHIGVYYRGGALLTSTSGPGFHLMLPFITSYKSVQTTLQTDEVKNVPCGTSGGVMIYFDRIEVVNFLIPNAVYDIVKNYTADYDKALIFNKIHHELNQFCSVHTLQEVYIELFDQIDENLKLALQQDLTSMAPGLVIQAVRVTKPNIPEAIRRNYELMESEKTKLLIAAQKQKVVEKEAETERKKALIEAEKVAQVAEITYGQKVMEKETEKKISEIEDAAFLAREKAKADAECYTALKIAEANKDTIFFLHS